Proteins encoded together in one Stigmatella aurantiaca window:
- a CDS encoding SPFH domain-containing protein — MGIFQALGLELAGLGAGLFAGALAWFAVRCVLTGFFSVDQSERAVKVRFGRAVRLAGEPTTKTGPVSEGLARADEDRYVYPRVEVIPPGGPYFKWPWERVVKVSVATQTLNMAYDPESSDANEGGTVLEAVTKDQLNTGLTGQIRYRVSEQNLYAYLFAVKNPIAHVMGYFISILRERIASFEAPPPVAEEGTVQAVEAMAVSGVSINDLRKNMRDLNEHMLRESRGSLSRYGIVLDASLITGIDPPAEVDSALAAINTAHNHVSSDISLAQAAADQKIVQSHRAVELETLKAQAEVEPLVAMSAQLSLLKQSGPGALEAYLRNIRLGLFSKASQVVMGVKP, encoded by the coding sequence ATGGGAATCTTTCAAGCCTTGGGGCTGGAGCTCGCGGGTCTGGGCGCCGGTCTTTTCGCCGGCGCATTGGCCTGGTTCGCGGTGCGGTGTGTCCTTACCGGTTTCTTCAGCGTGGACCAGAGCGAGCGGGCGGTGAAGGTCCGGTTCGGCCGCGCCGTGCGCCTGGCCGGTGAGCCCACGACGAAGACCGGGCCCGTCAGCGAGGGGCTGGCCCGCGCGGACGAGGACCGCTACGTCTACCCGCGGGTGGAAGTGATTCCGCCCGGGGGCCCGTACTTCAAGTGGCCCTGGGAGCGGGTGGTCAAGGTCTCGGTGGCCACCCAGACGCTCAACATGGCCTATGATCCCGAGTCCTCCGATGCCAACGAGGGCGGCACGGTGCTGGAGGCGGTGACGAAGGACCAGCTCAACACCGGGCTCACCGGGCAGATCCGCTACCGCGTCTCGGAGCAGAACCTCTACGCCTACCTGTTCGCCGTGAAGAACCCCATCGCGCACGTGATGGGCTACTTCATCTCCATCCTGCGCGAGCGCATCGCCAGCTTCGAGGCTCCGCCCCCGGTGGCCGAGGAGGGCACGGTGCAGGCGGTCGAGGCGATGGCCGTGTCCGGCGTCTCCATCAATGACTTGCGCAAGAACATGCGCGACCTCAATGAGCACATGCTCCGGGAGAGCCGGGGCAGTCTGTCGCGCTATGGCATCGTGCTGGATGCCTCGCTCATCACCGGCATTGATCCGCCCGCGGAGGTGGACTCCGCGCTCGCGGCCATCAACACCGCGCACAACCATGTCTCCTCCGACATCAGCCTGGCGCAGGCCGCGGCGGATCAGAAAATCGTCCAATCGCACCGGGCGGTGGAGCTGGAGACCCTGAAGGCCCAGGCGGAGGTGGAGCCGCTGGTGGCCATGTCCGCCCAGCTCTCCCTGCTCAAGCAGAGCGGCCCCGGAGCCCTGGAGGCCTACCTGCGCAACATCCGCCTCGGCCTCTTCTCCAAGGCCAGCCAGGTGGTGATGGGGGTGAAGCCATGA
- the dhaL gene encoding dihydroxyacetone kinase subunit DhaL, which yields MAVTREAAEQWIRAYAAAIAEHEQALTQLDMAIGDGDHGTNMHRGFQAVVSRLPTVAEGDLSALFKLVGMTLLSTVGGTSGPLYGTLFLQMAVRAQGKSELAPEDLEAALRAGLEGIIARGKAAPGDKTMIDALKPAQDALRLALNQQAPLPEALRRAEEAARKGRDATTAMEARKGRASYLGPRSVGHPDPGATSAHLLMECAARTWV from the coding sequence ATGGCGGTGACTCGTGAGGCGGCAGAGCAGTGGATCCGGGCGTACGCGGCCGCCATCGCCGAGCATGAGCAGGCCCTCACGCAGCTCGACATGGCCATTGGGGATGGGGACCACGGGACGAACATGCACCGGGGGTTCCAGGCGGTGGTGTCCCGCCTGCCCACCGTGGCCGAAGGGGACCTGTCCGCCCTGTTCAAGCTGGTGGGCATGACGCTGCTGTCCACCGTGGGGGGGACCAGCGGTCCGCTCTACGGCACGCTGTTCCTGCAGATGGCCGTGAGGGCCCAGGGCAAAAGCGAGCTGGCGCCCGAGGATTTGGAGGCCGCGCTCCGGGCAGGCCTGGAGGGCATCATCGCCCGGGGGAAGGCGGCCCCGGGAGACAAGACGATGATCGACGCGCTGAAGCCCGCCCAGGATGCGCTCCGGCTGGCGCTGAATCAGCAGGCGCCTCTGCCGGAGGCCCTGCGCCGGGCCGAGGAGGCCGCCCGGAAAGGCCGGGATGCCACCACGGCGATGGAGGCGCGCAAGGGACGCGCCAGCTACCTGGGACCGCGGAGCGTGGGCCATCCGGATCCCGGCGCCACCTCGGCCCACCTGTTGATGGAATGTGCCGCAAGGACGTGGGTGTGA
- a CDS encoding TetR/AcrR family transcriptional regulator, whose protein sequence is MNQKTEQKLKSREAILASAAALLRERGIRASSVSDVMKGAGLTVGGFYNHFDSKEDLFAATIRSSASIMWNKLLATAKGESPRERVMSVLGRYLSRTHRDNAEPGCLLPNTVPEASREGEPYLSALEAELAGFVKSLSELLSEGSGRREKAVGLIALMYGALSLARAVRGTPLSDEFLQAAKRLAERSLAED, encoded by the coding sequence ATGAACCAGAAGACGGAGCAGAAGCTGAAGTCCCGGGAGGCCATTCTGGCCTCCGCCGCGGCGCTCCTGCGTGAGCGGGGCATCCGGGCCAGCTCGGTGAGCGACGTCATGAAGGGCGCGGGCCTCACGGTGGGCGGCTTCTACAACCACTTCGACTCGAAGGAGGACCTCTTCGCCGCCACCATTCGCAGCTCGGCGAGCATCATGTGGAACAAGCTGCTCGCGACCGCCAAGGGCGAGTCGCCCCGGGAGCGGGTGATGAGCGTGCTGGGCCGCTACCTCTCGCGCACCCACCGGGACAACGCGGAGCCAGGATGTCTGCTGCCCAACACCGTGCCCGAGGCTTCCCGGGAAGGGGAGCCGTACCTGAGCGCCCTGGAAGCCGAGCTGGCCGGGTTCGTGAAGTCGTTGAGCGAGCTGCTCAGCGAGGGGAGCGGGCGCAGGGAGAAAGCGGTCGGACTGATTGCGCTGATGTACGGCGCGCTCTCGCTGGCCCGGGCCGTCCGGGGCACGCCGCTCAGTGACGAGTTCTTGCAGGCGGCGAAGAGGCTCGCCGAGAGATCGCTCGCCGAGGATTGA
- a CDS encoding DUF885 domain-containing protein, which yields MNARLTLVVVGWLASACTPSSAVRPSSAEALAPEDARFTALLAEDWEKNLREYPTLATFVGDPRYNGLLTDESFEAIARRKQEQRELLERVKGIDRSRLSPAQRLNYELFRQEVESGLEGQRFPEEYLQISQLGGVHNQMAELAQGTPKRTVKDFQDFVKRLRAVPVMVDQSLALMRKGLETGVTPPKVTLREVAGLIRNQIVEAPEQSPIYRALFEGFPPSLKAEEASLRAEVATALREAVVPAYRKLLVFFETEYSPRARESIAMSALPDGAAWYAYRVKELTTTDLTPEAIHQLGLAEVKRIRAEMEKVKAEAGFQGSLAQFSQFLLKDPRFSFRSKQELLMTYRDLTKRLDPELPKLFRVLPRLPYGVLPIPEYSEKTMSAGYYMPGSLEVGRAGYFFVNTYDLPSRSTWMVDALVLHETVPGHHFQIALAQEQGGVPAFRRHGYYGAFIEGWGLYAESLGAELGAYRDPYAKFGRLASEMLRSIRLVVDTGLHSQGWSREQALAFFREHSGEPEHDLTVEVDRYIVNPGQALCYKLGELKIQELRAFATRELGARFDVRAFHEVVLRAGALPLPVLEQQVKAWVTQAPLAP from the coding sequence ATGAACGCCCGGCTCACGTTGGTGGTGGTGGGGTGGCTGGCTTCGGCCTGTACCCCTTCTTCCGCAGTTCGTCCGTCCTCCGCTGAGGCCTTGGCCCCCGAGGATGCGCGCTTCACCGCCCTCCTGGCGGAGGACTGGGAGAAGAACCTGCGTGAGTACCCCACGCTCGCCACGTTCGTGGGGGATCCCCGTTACAACGGCCTGCTGACGGACGAGTCCTTCGAGGCCATCGCCCGCCGCAAGCAGGAGCAGCGGGAGCTGCTCGAGCGGGTGAAGGGAATTGACCGCTCGCGCCTGTCGCCCGCCCAGCGCCTCAACTACGAGCTCTTCCGCCAGGAGGTGGAGAGCGGCCTCGAAGGCCAGCGCTTTCCCGAGGAGTACCTGCAGATCAGCCAGCTCGGCGGCGTCCACAACCAGATGGCGGAGCTGGCGCAGGGCACGCCCAAGCGCACGGTGAAGGACTTCCAGGACTTCGTGAAGCGCCTGCGCGCGGTGCCGGTGATGGTGGATCAGTCCCTCGCGCTGATGCGCAAGGGGCTGGAGACCGGGGTGACGCCCCCGAAGGTGACGCTGCGTGAGGTGGCGGGCCTCATCCGCAACCAGATCGTCGAGGCCCCCGAGCAGAGCCCCATCTACCGGGCCCTCTTCGAGGGCTTTCCGCCGTCCTTGAAGGCGGAGGAGGCCTCACTGCGCGCCGAGGTGGCCACGGCCCTGCGCGAGGCGGTGGTGCCCGCCTACCGGAAGCTGCTCGTCTTCTTCGAGACCGAGTACTCCCCGCGGGCGCGGGAGTCGATCGCCATGTCCGCGCTGCCGGACGGGGCCGCCTGGTACGCCTACCGGGTGAAGGAGCTGACCACCACGGACCTGACGCCCGAGGCGATTCACCAGCTGGGTCTGGCCGAGGTGAAGCGCATCCGCGCGGAGATGGAGAAGGTGAAGGCCGAGGCGGGCTTCCAGGGCTCCCTGGCGCAGTTCTCCCAGTTCCTGCTCAAGGACCCGCGCTTCTCCTTCCGCTCGAAGCAGGAGCTGTTGATGACGTACCGGGACCTGACCAAGCGCCTGGATCCCGAGCTGCCCAAGCTGTTCCGCGTCCTCCCGCGCCTGCCCTACGGCGTGCTGCCCATCCCCGAGTACTCGGAGAAGACGATGTCCGCCGGCTACTACATGCCGGGCTCGCTGGAGGTGGGCCGCGCCGGGTACTTCTTCGTCAACACCTATGACTTGCCCTCCCGGTCCACGTGGATGGTGGACGCGCTGGTGCTGCACGAGACCGTGCCGGGGCACCACTTCCAGATTGCCCTCGCGCAGGAGCAGGGCGGGGTGCCTGCGTTCCGCCGCCACGGCTACTACGGGGCGTTCATCGAGGGCTGGGGCCTCTATGCCGAGTCGCTCGGTGCCGAGCTGGGCGCCTACCGGGACCCCTATGCGAAGTTTGGCCGGCTGGCCTCGGAGATGCTGCGCTCTATCCGGCTGGTGGTGGACACGGGGCTTCACTCCCAGGGCTGGAGCCGCGAGCAGGCCCTCGCGTTCTTCCGGGAGCACTCCGGCGAGCCCGAGCACGATCTCACCGTCGAGGTGGACCGCTACATCGTCAATCCCGGCCAGGCCCTTTGCTACAAGCTGGGCGAGCTGAAGATCCAGGAGCTGCGTGCCTTCGCCACCCGCGAGCTGGGCGCCCGCTTCGATGTGCGCGCCTTCCACGAGGTGGTGCTGCGCGCAGGCGCGCTGCCCTTGCCCGTGCTGGAGCAGCAGGTGAAGGCGTGGGTGACCCAGGCGCCTCTCGCACCCTGA
- the dhaK gene encoding dihydroxyacetone kinase subunit DhaK, producing the protein MDSAGNSAEHSRPSRGCPLKKLINQPQNVVAEALRGMAAAHADLLRVNAEPPYLVRRDAPVQGKVGIVSGGGSGHEPLHGGFVGAGMLDAACPGPVFTSPTPDQMLAASHAVNGGAGVLHLIKNYTGDCLNFEMAAELARAEGIEVEQVLINDDVAVEDSLYTAGRRGVGATVLVEKIAGAAAEQRRPLKAVAEVARTVNARSRSMGMALTSCTVPQAGKPTFELAEDEMEIGIGIHGEPGRRRMKRASAAEVAVMLVEPILGDLPFRSGDEVLAFVNGMGGTPLLELYIMFAEVARILEGKGIRIARSLVGPYVTSLEMAGCSVTLLKLDGELLQLWDAPVKTPALRWGA; encoded by the coding sequence GTGGACTCCGCCGGGAATTCAGCGGAACATTCCCGGCCAAGCCGGGGGTGTCCTCTGAAGAAGCTGATCAACCAGCCGCAGAACGTGGTGGCCGAGGCGCTGCGGGGCATGGCCGCCGCGCACGCGGACCTGTTGAGGGTGAACGCCGAGCCGCCGTACCTCGTGCGCCGGGACGCGCCGGTGCAGGGCAAGGTGGGGATCGTCTCCGGCGGTGGCTCCGGGCATGAGCCCCTGCACGGCGGCTTCGTGGGGGCGGGCATGTTGGATGCGGCCTGTCCCGGGCCGGTGTTCACCTCGCCCACGCCGGACCAGATGCTCGCGGCCAGCCATGCGGTCAACGGCGGCGCGGGCGTGCTGCACCTCATCAAGAACTACACCGGGGACTGCCTGAACTTCGAGATGGCCGCCGAGCTGGCCCGCGCGGAGGGCATCGAGGTGGAGCAGGTCCTCATCAACGACGATGTGGCGGTGGAGGACAGCCTCTACACCGCCGGGCGGCGCGGCGTGGGGGCCACGGTGCTGGTGGAGAAGATCGCCGGGGCCGCGGCCGAGCAGCGGCGGCCGCTGAAGGCGGTGGCCGAGGTGGCGCGCACGGTGAATGCCCGGAGCCGCAGCATGGGCATGGCGCTCACCTCGTGCACGGTGCCCCAGGCGGGCAAGCCCACCTTCGAACTCGCCGAGGACGAGATGGAGATCGGCATCGGCATTCACGGCGAGCCGGGCCGCCGCCGGATGAAGCGTGCGTCCGCCGCCGAGGTGGCCGTGATGCTGGTGGAGCCCATCCTGGGGGACCTGCCCTTCCGGTCCGGGGATGAGGTGCTGGCGTTCGTGAACGGCATGGGCGGCACGCCCCTGCTCGAGCTGTACATCATGTTCGCCGAGGTGGCCCGCATCCTGGAGGGCAAGGGCATCCGCATCGCCCGCAGCCTCGTGGGCCCGTATGTCACCTCGCTGGAGATGGCGGGGTGCTCCGTCACCTTGCTGAAGCTGGACGGGGAGTTGCTCCAGCTCTGGGATGCGCCGGTGAAGACGCCCGCGCTGCGCTGGGGGGCATGA
- a CDS encoding serine/threonine-protein kinase, whose protein sequence is MPTLNVGGPSESRPLEKGLFAERYALRRVIGRGGMGTVYQAWDELCGQSVALKVLEATGPLSPVAQERFRREAKLARRICHLNVARVFELGSHEGRSFLTMEFVEGEDLRTLLAREGVLSPVRAARLAVEVCSGLGAAHQASVAHRDLKPANVLVERGGRVVLTDFGIARALEDSNEEGLTRIHGVVGTPQYMAPEQLTEGKVDARTDLYAVGLLLFEMLVGQPAFAQATSLKAAFERLSAPPPDPRNHHRDVPPELARVVRQCLSVSPSGRPSDAREVARALETWLTGGSA, encoded by the coding sequence TTGCCCACGTTGAATGTGGGGGGCCCGTCCGAGAGCCGTCCGCTGGAGAAGGGGCTCTTCGCCGAGCGGTACGCGTTGCGGCGGGTGATTGGCCGGGGCGGGATGGGGACGGTGTACCAGGCGTGGGATGAGCTGTGCGGCCAGTCCGTGGCGCTGAAGGTGCTGGAGGCCACGGGCCCGCTGAGCCCCGTGGCACAGGAGCGCTTCCGCCGGGAGGCGAAGCTGGCGCGGCGCATCTGCCATCTCAACGTGGCCCGCGTGTTCGAGCTGGGCAGCCACGAGGGGCGCTCCTTCCTCACCATGGAGTTCGTGGAGGGGGAGGACCTGAGGACCCTGCTGGCGCGCGAGGGCGTGCTCTCCCCGGTGCGCGCGGCGCGGCTGGCGGTGGAGGTGTGCTCCGGGCTGGGGGCCGCGCACCAGGCGTCGGTGGCCCACCGGGACCTGAAGCCGGCCAACGTGCTGGTGGAGCGCGGCGGCCGGGTGGTGCTGACGGACTTCGGCATCGCGCGCGCGCTGGAGGACTCGAACGAGGAGGGGCTCACGCGCATTCACGGCGTGGTGGGCACCCCGCAGTACATGGCGCCCGAGCAGCTCACCGAGGGCAAGGTGGATGCGCGCACGGACCTCTACGCGGTGGGGCTGCTGCTCTTCGAGATGCTGGTGGGGCAGCCCGCGTTCGCCCAGGCGACGTCCCTCAAGGCCGCCTTCGAGCGCCTGTCGGCCCCGCCTCCGGACCCGCGCAATCATCACCGTGACGTGCCCCCGGAGCTCGCGCGGGTGGTGCGCCAGTGCCTGTCCGTGTCGCCCTCGGGGCGGCCCTCGGACGCCCGCGAGGTGGCCCGGGCGCTGGAGACGTGGTTGACGGGAGGCAGCGCCTGA
- a CDS encoding SDR family NAD(P)-dependent oxidoreductase, with protein sequence MNLELTGKAALVTGSSRGIGRAIAFALAREGARLCLSARNAEPLEQTAAELRAEGAQVTTAVGDVATPEGAQAAVDATVHAFGTVDILVNNVGGSGGAGSFEHATAAQWTDVLDRNLLAAVWCSQRAVETMRERGGCIVHINSIYGREYATSAPYTAAKAGLTALTKEMAIDLARYRIRVNGVAPGSILFPGGSWDRRQKAQPEKVEKLLREEMPWGRFGTPEEVADVVTFLCSERARWVTGATLPVDGGQGRAF encoded by the coding sequence ATGAACCTGGAACTCACGGGCAAGGCGGCACTCGTCACCGGCAGCAGCCGAGGCATCGGGCGCGCCATCGCATTCGCGCTGGCACGGGAGGGGGCACGGCTGTGCCTGAGCGCCCGGAACGCGGAGCCCCTGGAACAGACGGCCGCGGAGCTCCGGGCAGAAGGCGCCCAGGTCACCACCGCCGTGGGGGACGTGGCCACGCCCGAGGGGGCCCAGGCCGCGGTGGATGCCACGGTCCACGCGTTCGGCACCGTGGACATCCTCGTCAACAACGTGGGGGGCAGCGGCGGCGCGGGCTCCTTCGAGCACGCCACCGCGGCCCAGTGGACGGACGTGCTGGACCGCAACCTCCTGGCCGCCGTGTGGTGCAGCCAGCGCGCCGTGGAGACCATGCGCGAGCGCGGCGGCTGCATCGTGCACATCAACTCCATCTACGGCCGGGAGTACGCCACCAGCGCGCCCTACACCGCCGCCAAGGCGGGGCTCACCGCCCTGACCAAGGAGATGGCCATCGACCTGGCGCGCTACCGCATCCGGGTGAACGGCGTGGCCCCCGGCTCCATCCTCTTTCCGGGCGGAAGCTGGGACCGGCGCCAGAAGGCCCAGCCCGAGAAGGTGGAGAAGCTGCTGCGCGAGGAGATGCCCTGGGGCCGCTTCGGAACACCCGAGGAGGTGGCGGATGTCGTCACCTTCCTGTGCTCGGAGCGCGCGCGCTGGGTGACCGGAGCCACCCTGCCCGTCGATGGAGGCCAGGGCCGCGCCTTCTGA
- a CDS encoding TauD/TfdA family dioxygenase, producing the protein MPITRVEPHEAFLRVHFAPGESPRHADFHWFWLRHNSELDRHPLTQERIVCSSELPLDPEPRSVRIAEGADALDIDWGGRSDGKVSRYATEWLRAHAYAADQEAPAAPPSNSEAVTVDFARLKEPLGPTILRALEQQGLLIVRGYGTDTEALIETIGQQGLSVIETHFGRIEDLRTDNTTNRNTDQLGYTDSAVQLHTDQPFLERPPRYQLLHSQRPAETGGANAVVDALAAARYLAALDRPAFDLLRTVPVTFHRKQKAFERVLVSPILDFDAPGGFRVRYSYFTLAPHRRPFAEMEAWYRAYNRFARLVRDERHQYRFLLQSGDFLIYDNWRMLHARTSFTGARWVRGVYFDKGG; encoded by the coding sequence ATGCCCATCACCCGCGTTGAGCCGCATGAGGCGTTCCTGCGCGTCCACTTCGCTCCGGGCGAGAGCCCCCGCCACGCCGACTTTCACTGGTTCTGGCTGAGGCACAACTCCGAGCTCGACCGGCACCCGCTCACCCAGGAGCGCATCGTCTGTTCGTCCGAGCTGCCGCTCGACCCCGAGCCGCGCAGCGTGCGCATCGCCGAGGGGGCGGATGCGCTCGACATCGACTGGGGAGGCCGCTCCGACGGCAAGGTGAGCCGCTACGCCACCGAGTGGCTCCGGGCGCATGCCTATGCGGCCGACCAGGAGGCGCCCGCGGCGCCCCCGTCCAACAGCGAGGCGGTGACGGTGGACTTCGCGCGCCTGAAGGAGCCGCTCGGGCCCACGATTCTGCGCGCACTGGAGCAGCAAGGGCTGCTCATCGTCCGGGGCTATGGGACGGACACCGAGGCCCTCATCGAGACGATTGGCCAGCAGGGCCTGTCCGTCATCGAGACCCACTTCGGCCGCATCGAGGACCTGCGCACCGACAACACGACGAACCGCAACACGGACCAGCTCGGCTACACCGACAGCGCCGTCCAGCTCCACACCGACCAGCCCTTCTTGGAGCGCCCTCCGCGCTACCAGCTGCTGCACTCGCAGCGGCCCGCGGAGACGGGCGGGGCCAACGCGGTGGTGGATGCGCTCGCCGCGGCCCGGTACCTGGCCGCGCTGGACCGGCCGGCGTTCGACTTGCTGCGCACGGTGCCGGTGACGTTCCACCGCAAGCAGAAGGCCTTCGAGCGGGTGCTCGTCTCGCCCATCCTCGACTTCGACGCGCCGGGGGGCTTCCGGGTCCGCTACAGCTACTTCACGCTGGCGCCGCACCGGCGGCCCTTCGCGGAGATGGAGGCGTGGTACCGGGCCTACAACCGCTTCGCCAGGCTGGTGCGCGACGAGCGCCATCAGTACCGGTTCCTCCTCCAGTCCGGCGACTTCCTCATCTATGACAACTGGCGGATGCTCCATGCGCGCACGTCCTTCACCGGCGCGCGCTGGGTGAGGGGCGTCTACTTCGACAAGGGGGGCTGA
- a CDS encoding SPFH domain-containing protein — translation MSGFVVGAVLGFLVMLMGVPMLLGVCRMLGLYAIVEERTCRVYVLLGQVVAVLDEPGLHFLLPRLGWKALLVNWFGRCQVIDLRTDQQYLRSQPVNSEEGAPMGIGIWYEMSISDPLKYLFENADPRGSLASNVSNATVRCLSNMKLARMMENRHEMSRTVRAEVSPMSHAYGYQLGSVYIRKVHFRDQGMIHQIEEKVVNRLRQVTSAIRQDGANQVSILTSSADRRAAIEFAKAAALRPRIVGEALQRISHDPEVASAMFEILELQRLQEGSAKLILIPENQKEGLLAQMLVASPVGR, via the coding sequence ATGAGCGGCTTCGTCGTGGGCGCGGTCCTGGGGTTCCTGGTGATGCTGATGGGCGTCCCCATGCTGCTGGGGGTCTGCCGGATGCTGGGGCTCTACGCGATCGTGGAGGAGCGCACCTGCCGGGTCTATGTGCTGCTGGGCCAGGTGGTGGCGGTGCTGGATGAGCCCGGCCTGCACTTCCTGTTGCCCCGGCTCGGGTGGAAGGCGCTGCTGGTGAACTGGTTTGGGCGCTGCCAGGTGATTGATCTGCGCACGGACCAGCAGTACCTGCGCAGCCAGCCGGTGAACTCCGAGGAGGGCGCGCCCATGGGGATCGGCATCTGGTACGAGATGTCCATCTCGGATCCCCTCAAGTACCTGTTCGAGAACGCGGACCCCCGGGGGTCGCTGGCCTCCAACGTGAGCAACGCCACGGTGCGCTGCCTGTCCAACATGAAGCTCGCCCGGATGATGGAGAACCGGCACGAGATGAGCCGCACGGTGCGCGCCGAGGTCTCCCCCATGTCGCATGCCTATGGCTACCAGCTGGGCTCGGTCTACATCCGCAAGGTGCACTTCCGCGACCAGGGGATGATTCACCAGATCGAAGAGAAGGTCGTGAACCGGCTGCGGCAGGTGACGTCGGCCATCCGCCAGGATGGCGCCAACCAGGTGAGCATCCTCACCAGCTCCGCCGACCGCCGGGCCGCCATCGAGTTCGCCAAGGCGGCGGCCCTGCGCCCGCGCATCGTGGGCGAGGCCCTGCAGCGCATCTCCCACGATCCGGAGGTCGCCTCGGCGATGTTCGAGATCCTGGAGCTGCAGCGGCTCCAGGAGGGCTCCGCGAAGCTGATCCTCATTCCGGAGAACCAGAAGGAGGGGCTGCTCGCGCAGATGCTGGTGGCGTCCCCGGTGGGGCGCTAG